From Nguyenibacter vanlangensis, one genomic window encodes:
- the trxA gene encoding thioredoxin TrxA — translation MSENTVAVSDATFESDVLKAEGPVLVDFWAEWCGPCKMIAPALDEIGAELKGKLTVAKVNIDDNPSTPNKYAVRGIPTLILFKNGQPAATKVGALPKSQLKEWVKGSL, via the coding sequence ATGAGCGAAAATACCGTGGCCGTCAGCGATGCCACTTTCGAAAGCGATGTCCTGAAGGCCGAGGGGCCTGTGCTGGTGGATTTCTGGGCCGAATGGTGCGGCCCGTGCAAGATGATCGCCCCGGCGCTGGACGAGATCGGCGCTGAACTGAAGGGCAAGCTGACGGTCGCGAAAGTCAATATCGACGACAACCCGTCCACGCCCAACAAATATGCCGTGCGGGGCATTCCGACCCTGATCCTGTTCAAGAACGGCCAGCCGGCCGCGACCAAGGTCGGTGCCCTGCCCAAGAGCCAGTTGAAGGAATGGGTCAAGGGCAGCCTGTAG
- the hpnK gene encoding hopanoid biosynthesis-associated protein HpnK has product MKRVIVSADDFGLSEEVNEAIEIAHRDGLLSTASLMVAGPAAADAVARARRLPGLHVGLHLVAIEGPSVLPHDAIPLLVGQSGQFPGNQLRLGVNYFFRPAVRRQLAAEIEAQFAAFARTGLRLDHANAHKHMHLHPTVGRMMIRTGLRYGLRAVRVPMEPPEPLIGAGTYSDSMGSAVLRRWTGLLRHQARRAGLRTNDWCFGIAWSGHMTADRVAALAAHLPDGLSEIYFHPATAKNALLNRLMPTYDHQGELAALCSPGVRAGLAHGHATLANWSA; this is encoded by the coding sequence ATGAAGCGCGTCATCGTATCCGCCGATGATTTCGGCCTGTCGGAAGAAGTCAACGAAGCCATCGAGATCGCCCACCGCGACGGGCTGCTCTCGACCGCCAGCCTGATGGTGGCCGGCCCGGCGGCGGCCGATGCGGTGGCGCGGGCGCGGCGGCTGCCGGGGCTGCATGTCGGGCTGCATCTGGTGGCGATCGAGGGGCCCTCGGTCCTGCCGCACGACGCGATTCCCCTGCTGGTCGGCCAGAGCGGGCAGTTTCCGGGCAATCAGCTCAGGCTGGGCGTCAATTATTTCTTTCGCCCGGCGGTACGCCGCCAGTTGGCCGCCGAGATCGAGGCGCAATTCGCCGCCTTCGCCCGGACCGGGCTGCGGCTGGACCACGCCAACGCCCACAAGCACATGCACCTGCACCCCACGGTCGGACGGATGATGATCCGCACCGGCCTGCGCTATGGGCTGCGGGCCGTCCGGGTGCCGATGGAACCGCCCGAACCGCTGATCGGGGCCGGGACCTACAGCGATTCGATGGGATCGGCGGTGCTGCGCCGCTGGACCGGCCTGCTGCGCCATCAGGCCCGCCGCGCGGGACTGCGCACCAATGACTGGTGCTTCGGCATCGCCTGGAGCGGCCATATGACCGCCGACCGGGTCGCCGCCCTGGCCGCGCACCTGCCCGACGGATTGTCGGAAATCTATTTCCACCCGGCGACCGCGAAGAACGCGCTGCTGAACCGGCTGATGCCGACCTACGACCACCAGGGGGAACTGGCGGCGCTGTGCAGTCCCGGCGTCCGGGCCGGGCTGGCGCACGGCCACGCCACCCTCGCCAACTGGTCGGCCTGA
- the hpnJ gene encoding hopanoid biosynthesis associated radical SAM protein HpnJ encodes MMKTLFLQPPSFDGFDGGAGSRYQAKREIRSFWYPTWLAQPAALVAGSRLIDAPPARMGMEPILQDVRNRDLVVMHTSTPSFASDVRVAQMLKDANPSLKIGMVGAKVAVQPEESLLKGAPVDFVARNEFDFTIKEIAEGRDLKDVDGISWRNADGVVVHNRDRAMIENMDSLPFVTEVYKRDLKIEDYFIGYLMHPYISIYTGRGCKSRCTFCLWPQTVGGHHYRTRSPEHVAAEIRLARQYFPQVKEFFFDDDTFTDDLPRAEAIARELGKMGVTWSCNAKANVPRKTLEVLKDNGLRLLLVGYESGNQQILHNIKKGMRVEVAREFTRNCHELGIKIHGTFILGLPGETKETIQETIKFATEINPHTLQVSLAAPYPGTFLHRQATENGWLDESNAELIDENGVQIAPLHYPHLSHTEIFGSVEEFYRKFYFRAPKIASIVGEMVRSPQMMKRRLREGVEFFQFLRDRRAA; translated from the coding sequence ATGATGAAGACATTATTCCTGCAACCCCCTTCCTTCGACGGTTTCGACGGCGGCGCCGGGTCCCGCTATCAGGCCAAGCGGGAAATCCGGTCCTTCTGGTATCCGACCTGGCTGGCGCAGCCCGCCGCCCTGGTCGCGGGCAGCCGCCTGATCGACGCGCCGCCGGCCCGCATGGGGATGGAGCCGATCCTGCAGGACGTGCGCAACCGCGATCTGGTCGTGATGCACACCTCGACCCCGTCCTTCGCGTCGGACGTGCGGGTGGCGCAGATGCTCAAGGACGCCAACCCGTCGCTGAAGATCGGCATGGTCGGCGCCAAGGTCGCCGTCCAGCCCGAGGAAAGCCTGCTGAAGGGCGCGCCGGTCGACTTCGTGGCGCGCAACGAATTCGACTTCACGATCAAGGAGATCGCCGAGGGCCGCGACCTGAAGGACGTGGACGGCATTTCCTGGCGCAACGCCGACGGGGTCGTCGTCCATAACCGCGATCGCGCCATGATCGAGAACATGGACAGCCTGCCCTTCGTCACCGAAGTGTACAAGCGCGACCTGAAGATCGAGGATTATTTCATCGGGTACCTGATGCACCCGTATATCTCGATCTATACCGGCCGCGGCTGCAAGTCGCGCTGCACCTTCTGCCTGTGGCCGCAGACGGTCGGCGGCCATCATTACCGCACCCGCAGCCCCGAGCACGTGGCGGCCGAAATCCGCCTGGCACGGCAATATTTCCCGCAGGTCAAGGAATTCTTCTTCGACGACGACACCTTCACCGACGACCTGCCGCGCGCCGAGGCGATCGCGCGGGAACTGGGCAAGATGGGCGTCACCTGGTCGTGCAACGCCAAGGCGAACGTGCCCCGCAAGACGCTGGAAGTGCTGAAGGATAACGGGCTGCGCCTGCTGCTGGTGGGCTATGAGAGCGGCAACCAGCAGATCCTGCACAACATCAAGAAGGGCATGCGCGTCGAAGTGGCGCGCGAATTCACCAGGAACTGCCACGAGCTGGGGATCAAGATCCACGGCACGTTCATCCTGGGCCTGCCCGGCGAGACCAAGGAGACGATCCAGGAGACGATCAAGTTCGCCACCGAGATCAACCCGCACACGCTGCAGGTGTCGCTGGCCGCGCCCTATCCCGGTACGTTCCTGCACCGCCAGGCGACCGAGAATGGCTGGCTGGACGAAAGCAACGCCGAGCTGATCGACGAGAACGGCGTGCAGATCGCGCCGCTGCACTATCCGCACCTGTCGCACACCGAAATCTTCGGCAGTGTCGAGGAATTCTACCGGAAATTCTATTTCCGCGCGCCGAAGATCGCCTCGATCGTCGGCGAGATGGTGCGCAGCCCGCAGATGATGAAGCGCCGCCTGCGCGAGGGCGTGGAATTCTTCCAGTTCCTGCGCGACCGCCGCGCGGCCTGA
- the hpnI gene encoding bacteriohopanetetrol glucosamine biosynthesis glycosyltransferase HpnI, with protein MFAPLHALVSPAGLATLVAAAGCMQAALGTGLVARFRWNERHVPAGDALPPVTILKPLHGDEPLLEEALESFCTQDYPYLQIVFGVQDAGDPAIAIVQRLRARHPGVAIDLVIDPTYHGVNRKIGNLINMLPRARHDVLVISDSDIHVAPDYLRHVVHALAQPGVGLATTLYAGLPATPSMARLLAACHINHNFLPGVMLSRYLGRQDCLGATMALRRETLEHIGGLPALVHHVADDAMLGRLVRERGLEIAIASCMTWTTVGEPGFGDVLTHELRWGRTVKTLEPAGYAASAIQLPLFWAALAVLLQPHARWSWGVFLAVWFSRAVTAFVMDRLLAQRSLLPLLMLPVRDWISAGVMVGSVSGTRVAWRGQTMHLAPHSVMTPPSHPVAPGE; from the coding sequence GTCTGGCCACCCTGGTCGCGGCAGCCGGTTGCATGCAGGCGGCGCTGGGCACGGGGCTGGTCGCCCGATTCCGCTGGAACGAGCGGCACGTCCCCGCCGGCGACGCATTGCCGCCGGTCACGATCCTGAAGCCCCTGCATGGCGACGAGCCCCTGCTGGAAGAGGCTCTGGAGAGCTTCTGCACGCAGGATTATCCGTATCTGCAGATCGTCTTCGGCGTGCAGGATGCGGGCGACCCGGCGATCGCCATCGTGCAGCGCCTGCGCGCACGCCATCCCGGGGTTGCGATCGACCTGGTGATCGACCCGACCTATCACGGGGTCAATCGCAAGATCGGCAATCTGATCAACATGCTGCCGCGCGCGCGGCACGATGTCCTGGTCATCTCCGACTCGGACATCCATGTCGCGCCGGATTATCTGCGCCACGTCGTCCACGCGCTGGCGCAGCCCGGGGTCGGGCTGGCGACGACGCTCTATGCCGGCCTGCCGGCCACGCCCAGCATGGCGCGCCTGCTGGCGGCCTGCCACATCAACCATAATTTCCTGCCCGGGGTGATGCTGTCGCGCTATCTGGGGCGGCAGGACTGCCTGGGCGCCACCATGGCGCTGCGGCGCGAGACGCTGGAGCATATCGGCGGCCTGCCGGCCCTGGTACACCACGTCGCCGACGACGCGATGCTGGGGCGGCTGGTGCGCGAGCGCGGGCTGGAGATCGCCATCGCCTCGTGCATGACCTGGACCACGGTCGGCGAACCGGGATTCGGCGACGTGCTGACGCACGAACTGCGCTGGGGCCGGACGGTGAAGACGCTGGAGCCGGCCGGCTATGCCGCGTCGGCCATCCAGCTCCCGCTGTTCTGGGCCGCGCTGGCGGTCCTGCTGCAACCCCATGCGCGCTGGAGCTGGGGCGTGTTCCTGGCCGTCTGGTTCAGCCGCGCCGTCACCGCCTTCGTGATGGACCGGCTGCTGGCCCAGCGCAGCCTGCTGCCGCTGCTGATGCTGCCGGTGCGGGACTGGATCTCGGCGGGCGTCATGGTCGGTAGCGTCAGCGGCACGCGCGTGGCATGGCGTGGACAGACGATGCATCTCGCGCCACATTCGGTTATGACGCCTCCATCCCACCCCGTCGCGCCGGGCGAGTAG